CTCCGAGACCTATCCTCCCCATCTTCTCAGATTTGAAAgctctctggggtgcctgggtggctcagtcagttgagcgtctgactttggctcaggtcatgatctcatgggttgtgggttcaggccccacatcggactctgtgttgacagctcagagcctggagcctactttggattctgtgtctccgcttctctctgcccttcccctgcttatgctctgtttctgtctctcaaaaaaaaaaaaaaaagagaataaaaaaaatttttattaaaaaatttgaaagctcTCCCAAGAAACAGCAACTCTGAATCTTTGCCCCCATATAAGCCAGATGTAGAAGATGTCAGCCCTTTCCATCCACTGTCTAAAGCCATAAGATGTTCCCCAACCAACTTGGGCCTTCTTTTCCGCATATCCAGCACACCACTTTTCCATCTCTGCCTCCAAATCCCACAGTCCACCAAAGTCCCAGACAGCCACCACCTCCTGGGAGCCCTCCAGGAATAAGTGCGATCTTTCTGAGAAGATGAGGACCATATTTGTATTCTTCCCGCCAGCCCTGCCCTTTCACCCAGGGGGCCACAAATGACTTCTGCTGAAACCCCAGAAGAGAAAGCTGGAGGCTGAGATTtagggaggtgggagtggggggcgtCCTGGAAGGCCCTACTGACTCCCTGAGTCAGCTTTCCGCATCACCTGTAGCCTGAAATATCAGCACATCCACTCTGTTCTCCATAAACATACCATCCCCTGGATGGGGCATCATCCTCCGATGTCTCCAGGGGGATCCGGGGATCTGAGGCATGGCACAGGAACTCAGAATCTAGTCACATGAGAAAAACAGGACCCACCATTGTACGTGCAACATGGATATGTccaacccctcccccaaaaagtTACCCTGGAAAGGAAAGTACTAAAGCAATGACATCGTTAGtactagggaaatacaaattggaggtgcttttgtttctttctgctgttGCCTGAATTTTCTGCAATGTGGCTATGTAATTTTATAACGAAAAGTACTTTGAACCTCATGCCTAGATGAGAGGACCCCCCTTCCTCCAGCAAAAGTGGGGAAAGGGTTGACCCTGGAAGACTGATGTTGGAGCtctgcccccaccagcccccacacGTGTCCCCTCCACCATTAGTATGATTAGTTTGAGCATTCATTCAACCAACTTTTATTAAAGTAGCCTAGGAACATGGAAGatggcccattttacagacacgACAGCTAAGGCTTAGTGATGCTAAAGGACATCACACGCGAGAAAGAAGCTATGATGGTCTTCAATGCATAGCAGGGACTCAAGAAAGGTTAGTTAAATGACTTGGCTGAAAGTACAATGTTTTTTCCCCCAGGTTTACTGATTATTTTTTCCCACTTCCCAAATGGGGCCTCAGTCACCATTTCAGTGGAATGTGTGAACCAGATTCTCTGAGCGCCCATGCTCCTCCCAGCTGCCAGACTTAGGAAAGTCTGAGGTTGCCACAGGACTAGAGTGAGGGAAGCACCTGTCTGCTGCACAAAGTGCTTCAGGCCTGCTCGACCACACTCAGTTGCAGACACCTTTGCTAGCCAGGACGACATGGCCCTCACTTTGCCACATGCCACATCCTAAAATAGCTCTCAGACCTGTTTGCCTCTCTTTggccccccaccatcaccccaaaacagCCTGTTGTCAGGTCTCACCTGGAATATTGCGACAGTTCCCTGCTGGACCCCACCTACATCCTCTCTCCCAACCACCACTGGCCCAACAAGCTGCTCAAAATTCAGAtcagagaacagagaacagactgatggtttccagaggcgGGGGTAGGTGGCGAGTGAAGGGGGTCCAGAAGAACAAACctccacttataaaataagtaagtcacggGGATGTACGGTGACTGTATCTAACAATACTGTGCTGCACATACAAAAGGTGctgagtagatcttaaaagttctcgtcacacacacaaatttatacccatgtatggtgacagatgttaactacacttactgtggtgatcatttcccaATACATcaaaatactgaatcattatgttgaaactaatataatattatgtatcaattatacttcaattaaaaaaaaattaactcagatcTGGCTAAGCCAGTCCCCTGTGCAAAAAAGCCTTCAGAGACTGTTCATCACAGACTGTCCCTCCAGGCCTCTCCAGCCCCACTCTGGCCACTCCGGGCTTGCCCTCAGCCTTACAGAAGCACCTGCATCACCCTGAGGGCACACACTGTCTATGTGGTTAGGTACTAGCCCCACCCAACATGCTGTTCCAGCCCATGCCCCTGCCTCCACCTGGCTACCTTCAAGTATTGGCCTGGCTGGATGTGTCCTCTTTACCCCCAGGATGACTAGGACTGTCCAACTCTCTAGGATCATAAAATATCAGAATTTGAGAACCACACCTCTAGGTCTGCATCTGCATTACTGATGGCTTCAAGCCAGTCACTTAATTCCCCAAGGGCCTGCGTATCCACCTGTGAAATGAGGGGGCTGGACCAGCCCCTGTGTCTCACCGCTCTAGGGAAGCATCGGCAGCCCCCCGGGGGCTCGCTGGAAATGCAGTCTCAGGCCCTGCCCCGGCTGTGCGGGTCAGAAGGCCCAGCGGTGGGGCTCAGCCATCAGGTGTGACAAGCCCTCCAGAGGGTCCTGAGGCTGGCACCCCAAAGCCCGAGGAGTGGGTGGACGCTGTGACCCGAGGattgcccctcccgcccctgcagGTGGATTTTGAAGACGTGATCGCGGAGCCCGTGGGCACCTACAGCTTCGACGGAGTGTGGAAGGTGAGCTACACCACCTTCACTGTCTCCAAGTACTGGTGCTACCGCCTGCTGTCCACACTGCTGGGAGTCCCGCTGGCCCTGCTCTGGGGCTTCCTGTTCGCCTGCATCTCCTTCTGCCACATCTGGGCGGTGGTGCCGTGCATCAAGAGCTACCTGATCGAGATCCAGTGCATCAGCCACATCTACTCCCTCTGCATCCGTACCTTCTGCAACCCGCTCTTTGCCGCCCTGGGCCAGATCTGCAGCAACATCAAGGTGATGCTGCGGAAGGAAGTGTGAGGCCAGGTGGGGCGGTAGGGGTGGCCGGGCAGCAGGGGGAGTCAGGGGAGGCTGGCCCCACCGTACTTCTCCATGGGCCTGCCGGCGAGCTCTTTCTCTTTAGGGACTGCTAttcccccccacacctcccacccCAAGATGGGAGCACACCGTGTAGGGaacccagaaagaaaagacagcCCCGCCACAGAAGCACAGTGGCCCTTCGCtctgccccccaaccccgccccgcCTCGATGCCCCTGTGACCGGGCACGAGGAAAGGTAATTTGCTAAAAGGCAGCTACTGTGCAAGTCTTTGCATTCACTGGGACTGTAACAGCATAAACCAGCACTCCGTTCCCACCCGGAGTCAACCTGTTGATGCACGCCGCCCAGGGAGGCTACCAGTGACTCTTGGCATTAGGAGGGTGGCTCCAATAAAGGGTTTCGGCTGCATTTTGGGAACGCTGTGTTTTTGTGTGTCCGCAAGGTAGGTGTGTGTCCTGATGAGCTCCAAAAATACAGTTCACTGCCCCGAAGAACAAGCGGGGCAAGTTGGTTGGTCCTTCTCTCTGCGAAATTGAAGAGCCAGAACAGAACTTGGTTTCTCTTGGGCTTCTTCTTGTTGTCTGGGTATCCTGCTCCCCTGTGTTTCTTAGGAGGTTATATTCCCACCGAGGTCTGCTGCCCTGGGCCAGCCAGTGGTCACCAACAGAAGAAAATGGCCCTTGGGCTGGAAGGGGCAGGAGACCCTCCCTGGGCACCACTGAGGGCAGGACTTGGGTTCAGAACCCTGTGAACCTCCCCTTTGGCTCACCAGACACCAAGCCCCTGGCATTGCTGCTTGGCACACATATGCCTTCAGCCCTCAGAGAAGTGATGAAGGCATAAGGTCCAGTTTGTGCACGTGTGGACCCACTACGGACATAAAAAACAACAGCAGAGGCATGTCACCTAACCCCACTGGGGGGAAAAATAGCAATCTCACATTCTTCAGAGATGCTTTTCCCAAGAGTGTTATCCAGATCT
This sequence is a window from Prionailurus bengalensis isolate Pbe53 chromosome A2, Fcat_Pben_1.1_paternal_pri, whole genome shotgun sequence. Protein-coding genes within it:
- the CAV3 gene encoding caveolin-3; protein product: MMAEEHTDLEAQIVKDIHCKEIDLVNRDPKNINEDIVKVDFEDVIAEPVGTYSFDGVWKVSYTTFTVSKYWCYRLLSTLLGVPLALLWGFLFACISFCHIWAVVPCIKSYLIEIQCISHIYSLCIRTFCNPLFAALGQICSNIKVMLRKEV